A single genomic interval of Puntigrus tetrazona isolate hp1 chromosome 1, ASM1883169v1, whole genome shotgun sequence harbors:
- the LOC122353598 gene encoding UDP-glucuronosyltransferase 1-6-like, translated as MHLGVIVCVVISVVCSSALEQGRSGWTGKLLVVPMDGSHWTGVKAVAEEMGRRGHTVIVVIPEISMRLGPGKHYTTKTFPGTYGQDLINQMMVEHIHESEQSLLRSVTSMVAHMRNIINYVTSTAEGLFKNQELIDFLREQNFDAVLTDPALPMGAILAYNLSVPAVYMLRAMPCDAVATACPDPPSYVPRFLTRNSDRMTFSQRVLNVFVSMLEPLICKFAYWPFEKLTSNFLLRDVSLIEILSTAAVWLIRYDFSLEFPKPLMPNMQLIGGINCGIRNPLKKLWSRVGAVGLGSC; from the exons ATGCACTTAGGAGTAATCGTATGTGTGGTGATCAGTGTAGTCTGTTCTTCAGCTCTGGAGCAGGGTAGGAGCGGTTGGACTGGGAAGTTGTTAGTTGTGCCCATGGATGGAAGTCACTGGACAGGGGTGAAGGCTGTGGCGGAAGAGATGGGACGGAGAGGACACACAGTGATTGTGGTGATTCCAGAAATCAGCATGCGCTTGGGTCCAGGCAAACATTACACCACAAAGACCTTTCCTGGCACATACGGGCAGGATTTAATCAACCAAATGATGGTGGAACATATTCATGAGTCAGAGCAGTCCCTACTGAGGAGTGTGACTTCAATGGTGGCCCAtatgagaaatattattaactatGTGACCTCTACAGCTGAAGGTCTGTTCAAGAACCAGGAGCTTATAGATTTTCTGAGAGAACAAAACTTTGATGCTGTTTTAACTGATCCTGCCCTGCCAATGGGAGCCATACTGGCTTATAATCTATCAGTACCTGCGGTGTATATGTTAAGGGCAATGCCTTGTGATGCTGTGGCCACAGCCTGTCCTGACCCTCCTTCATATGTCCCACGTTTCTTGACGCGAAACTCAGACCGCATGACTTTTAGTCAGCGTGTACTGAACGTTTTTGTCAGCATGCTGGAACCACTGATATGTAAATTTGCATACTGGCCCTTCGAGAAATTGACATCCAACTTCCTTCTGAGAGATGTGAGCCTGATTGAGATCCTGAGCACTGCAGCCGTCTGGTTGATTCGGTATGATTTCAGTCTGGAGTTCCCCAAACCCTTGATGCCCAACATGCAGCTCATTGGAGGAATTAATTGTGGAATTAGAAACCCACTGAAAAAG CTCTGGAGCAGGGTAGGAGCGGTTGGACTGGGAAGCTGTTAG
- the LOC122353606 gene encoding UDP-glucuronosyltransferase 1A4-like, translating to MILGVTLCLWISMVCSSALEQGRSGWTGKLLVVPMDGSHWTGVKAVAEEMGRRGHTVIVVIPEISMRLGPGKHYTTKTFPVAYGKDLVDQMMVEHVRELTEPGQSLLKGLTSKVDHLRKVVNYMTSTSESLFNNKELIEFLRKQKFDAVLTDPALPMGAILAYNLSVPAVYMLRGMPCDAAATACPDPPSYVPRFLTRNSDRMTFGERVVNMLVSMLEPLICKVMYWPFKEMTXQLPSERCEPXMPNMQLIGGINCEIRNPLKKVSIIFILTTRYPRHRVSSLLNIHNKSMQN from the coding sequence ATGATCTTAGGAGTAACTTTATGTCTATGGATCAGTATGGTCTGTTCTTCAGCTCTGGAGCAGGGTAGGAGCGGTTGGACTGGGAAGCTGTTAGTTGTGCCCATGGATGGAAGTCACTGGACAGGGGTGAAGGCTGTGGCAGAAGAGATGGGACGGAGAGGACACACAGTGATTGTGGTGATTCCAGAAATCAGCATGCGCTTGGGTCCAGGCAAACATTACACCACAAAGACCTTTCCAGTCGCATACGGGAAAGATTTAGTTGACCAAATGATGGTGGAACATGTTCGTGAACTAACAGAGCCTGGGCAGTCCTTACTGAAGGGTTTGACTTCAAAGGTGGACCATTTGAGAAAAGTTGTTAACTACATGACCTCAACATCTGAAAGTCTGTTCAATAACAAGGAGCTTATAGAATTTCTGAGAAAACAGAAATTTGATGCTGTTTTAACTGATCCTGCCCTGCCAATGGGAGCCATACTGGCTTATAATCTATCAGTACCTGCGGTGTATATGTTAAGGGGAATGCCTTGTGATGCTGCGGCCACAGCCTGTCCTGACCCTCCTTCATATGTCCCACGTTTCTTGACGCGAAACTCAGACCGCATGACTTTTGGTGAGCGTGTGGTGAACATGCTTGTCAGCATGCTGGAACCACTGATATGTAAGGTTATGTACTGGCCTTTTAAGGAAATGACGNTCCAACTTCCTTCAGAGAGATGTGAGCCTCNGATGCCCAACATGCAGCTCATTGGAGGAATTAACTGTGAAATTAGGAACCCACTGAAAAAGGTTAGCATCATCTTCATACTCACTACAAGATACCCAAGACACAGAGTATCAAGTTTACTAAATATCCACAACAAATCTATGCAAAACTAA